The following proteins are encoded in a genomic region of Flammeovirga pectinis:
- a CDS encoding OmpP1/FadL family transporter — protein MKIRNLLLTVATVFIANAAFANGFQVLLQGTKQIGRGNVGVGYGPDASSLFFNPGALSFLESSTIQVGVSPVMSNISYRGIDGSTKYASNSPMGTPFQAYGVYRPSAESPWAFGLGVFTPFGSTVTYDNEWTGKYSLQEISLQSIYIQPTVSYRINDMISVGGGLDIVTGGVQFKKAVAAPGGDVGFEMDGNTLQFGFNLGVFAQISEKFSAGINYRSGVDMKVEGGDATFDVPNDFIGSQLFGDAYTPGEQMKAKFNATLPLPSTIALGVGYNATDKLSFGLDFNYVTWSVYEELKVEFPDGEYGTISYDRKWENSYIINFGAEYKVTDAFTARAGAYYDTTPVPDGHLTPESPDANALGLSCGVSYMFSEKFGVDAAFLFTNKEQRENIIPEGVDTGGMNGVYKASAYIPSLSLNYNF, from the coding sequence ATGAAAATCAGAAATTTACTGTTGACAGTAGCAACTGTGTTTATAGCTAACGCAGCTTTTGCTAATGGGTTCCAGGTACTGCTTCAGGGAACAAAACAAATCGGACGTGGTAACGTTGGAGTTGGTTACGGTCCAGATGCATCAAGCTTATTTTTTAATCCGGGTGCATTATCATTTCTAGAAAGTAGTACAATTCAGGTAGGAGTAAGTCCTGTAATGTCAAATATTTCTTATAGAGGCATTGATGGATCTACAAAATATGCATCAAATTCTCCAATGGGAACACCATTTCAAGCATATGGTGTTTATAGACCTTCAGCTGAATCGCCTTGGGCATTTGGTTTAGGTGTTTTTACACCATTTGGTTCTACTGTAACTTATGATAATGAATGGACAGGTAAATATTCTTTACAAGAAATTTCATTACAATCTATATATATTCAACCAACAGTTTCTTACAGAATCAATGATATGATTTCAGTTGGTGGTGGTTTAGATATTGTAACTGGTGGTGTTCAGTTTAAGAAAGCTGTAGCAGCTCCAGGTGGTGATGTTGGATTCGAGATGGATGGTAATACATTACAATTCGGTTTTAACTTAGGTGTATTTGCTCAAATTTCTGAGAAATTCTCTGCAGGTATTAACTACCGTTCTGGTGTTGATATGAAAGTTGAAGGTGGTGATGCTACTTTTGATGTACCTAATGATTTTATTGGTAGTCAATTATTTGGAGATGCTTATACTCCTGGCGAGCAAATGAAAGCCAAGTTTAATGCTACATTACCTTTACCATCTACAATTGCTTTAGGTGTTGGTTATAATGCTACAGATAAATTATCATTCGGTCTAGATTTTAATTATGTTACTTGGAGTGTTTATGAAGAGTTAAAAGTTGAATTCCCTGACGGTGAATATGGAACGATTTCTTATGATAGAAAATGGGAAAATTCATACATCATTAACTTCGGTGCAGAATATAAAGTAACAGACGCGTTTACAGCTAGAGCTGGAGCTTACTACGATACAACTCCTGTTCCGGATGGTCACTTAACTCCAGAATCTCCAGATGCAAATGCATTAGGTTTATCTTGTGGTGTTAGTTACATGTTTAGTGAGAAGTTTGGTGTAGATGCAGCATTCTTATTTACAAACAAAGAACAAAGAGAAAATATTATTCCTGAAGGTGTAGACACAGGTGGAATGAATGGTGTATATAAAGCATCGGCTTATATTCCAAGCCTTTCTTTAAACTATAACTTCTAA
- a CDS encoding GDSL-type esterase/lipase family protein, translating into MSQNWKLNNYIQPFQKKGLRLVKGILTILLLCAHSAPTSISNVKRPFVTYDFIRMDLNKINTFGDSTVLNSFYSKLEKLEKKKKGQVHILHLGDSHIQADFFSGWVRERFYEDQRFPMASRGFFFPYTAAKTNNPYNFKVSKIGEWKGQRASVSYHKSDWGIAAITAQTTESFASLTINVGIDSLHPYKGNTVEVYYPVNDTTQYLPVIQPLNPAKLIATKRGKSKLTYTFDQPISKFRIGLKKKHFSQNQFTLKGLAVLDSELAGVTYSSSGVNGAKVTSYLRCKDLEDDIQEIDPDLIIISLGTNDAFFSPFNKDRFVLKYSKLIKELRSGNPKLPIIITTPGDNFRQSKYINRDNAKATEAIFTLAKQEHLAVWDFYHIMGGLSSIERWSAMSMTSRDRVHLSRIGYQYQGELFYRALLGTYKEQL; encoded by the coding sequence ATGAGTCAGAATTGGAAACTAAATAATTACATACAACCATTTCAGAAAAAAGGTTTACGCTTAGTAAAAGGAATACTAACGATCTTATTATTGTGTGCACACTCTGCTCCAACATCAATTTCTAATGTAAAAAGGCCATTTGTTACTTATGATTTTATTCGAATGGATTTGAATAAAATTAATACGTTTGGAGATTCAACAGTATTAAATTCTTTTTATTCGAAATTAGAAAAATTAGAGAAAAAGAAAAAAGGTCAAGTACATATACTCCATTTAGGTGATTCACATATTCAAGCAGATTTTTTTTCTGGTTGGGTAAGAGAACGTTTTTATGAAGACCAAAGGTTTCCAATGGCTAGTAGAGGTTTTTTCTTTCCATATACTGCAGCGAAAACAAACAACCCGTATAATTTTAAAGTATCGAAAATTGGAGAATGGAAAGGACAAAGGGCTTCTGTTAGTTATCATAAAAGTGATTGGGGGATTGCAGCAATCACTGCTCAAACCACAGAATCTTTTGCAAGTTTAACTATAAATGTAGGTATAGACTCTTTACATCCATATAAAGGGAATACGGTAGAAGTTTACTATCCTGTAAATGATACAACTCAATACCTACCTGTAATACAACCATTAAACCCTGCAAAGCTTATTGCAACCAAAAGGGGTAAAAGTAAACTTACTTATACTTTTGATCAACCAATCTCTAAGTTTAGAATTGGCCTCAAGAAAAAACACTTTAGCCAAAATCAATTTACGTTAAAAGGTTTAGCAGTGCTTGATTCAGAATTAGCAGGAGTTACTTACAGTTCTTCTGGGGTTAATGGAGCAAAGGTGACCTCTTATTTGAGATGTAAAGATTTAGAAGATGATATTCAAGAAATAGACCCAGACTTAATTATAATTTCTTTAGGAACAAATGATGCTTTCTTTTCTCCATTTAATAAAGATCGTTTTGTATTAAAATATAGTAAGCTGATTAAAGAATTAAGAAGTGGTAATCCTAAATTGCCAATTATTATAACTACACCAGGAGATAATTTTAGACAATCTAAGTACATAAATAGAGATAATGCTAAAGCTACAGAAGCAATTTTTACTTTAGCAAAACAAGAACATTTAGCTGTTTGGGATTTCTACCATATAATGGGAGGGTTATCATCTATTGAGAGATGGAGTGCAATGTCTATGACATCACGAGATCGAGTACATTTAAGTCGTATTGGATATCAATACCAAGGTGAGCTATTTTATAGAGCATTATTGGGAACCTATAAAGAACAATTATAG
- a CDS encoding SGNH/GDSL hydrolase family protein — protein sequence MKITPLKILQILVYIGLMMGLVLMMSPEEINVFGTTVRVPTLSDVLPESLIVENEEIEIIDEEYIDEDSLTVDMTSVDEASTWVPIEEKPLSVRTPKGAVAIEYPNNDMSALDNFFKGLTSISDEGELVRVLHYGDSQLEGDRMTERLRKNLQEQFGGCGVGLVPIIELKNMRTTLDQTYSDNWEQFLCFGPKKYRGKHNDYGFFGKYFTYEGTEATLLFEKAPYSKTAHKNFEAFKVYMRNTVANVKLDYKMNGAEGEAKEIEASSEAKAVTLPISGTLGELELKFKSDVSPEVYGVSFDCNNGIAVDNIPMRGSSGTDFTKIRKEHLSSLLENMEVKLLVLQFGVNVVPQEAKSYNYYERLIVRQLKYFKEVAPELNVLIIGVSDMAKKNGSKIESYSNIDAVRAAERRAANKMGAAYWDLYLAMGGKNSIVKWADKKPAWAGKDYTHFTRKGANYIGDMLYNELMREYQRYKNRDESELETK from the coding sequence ATGAAAATTACGCCTCTTAAGATATTACAAATACTCGTTTATATCGGCTTAATGATGGGACTAGTTTTAATGATGTCTCCAGAAGAAATAAATGTTTTTGGAACTACAGTTCGTGTACCTACATTAAGCGATGTCCTTCCTGAAAGCTTAATTGTAGAAAATGAGGAGATAGAAATTATAGATGAGGAATATATTGATGAAGATTCACTAACTGTTGATATGACGAGTGTAGACGAAGCGTCAACTTGGGTACCAATAGAAGAAAAACCATTATCGGTTAGAACTCCAAAAGGAGCAGTAGCTATTGAATATCCAAATAATGATATGTCTGCTTTGGATAACTTTTTTAAGGGGTTAACATCAATTTCAGATGAGGGCGAATTGGTTCGTGTTTTACATTATGGAGACTCTCAATTAGAGGGAGATCGTATGACAGAGCGGTTAAGGAAAAATTTACAAGAACAGTTTGGAGGTTGCGGTGTTGGATTAGTACCAATTATTGAATTAAAAAATATGCGTACTACTTTAGACCAAACATACAGTGATAATTGGGAACAATTTTTATGTTTTGGCCCTAAAAAATATAGAGGAAAACACAACGATTATGGTTTCTTCGGTAAATATTTCACCTACGAAGGAACAGAAGCTACACTATTATTTGAGAAAGCTCCTTATTCAAAAACAGCTCATAAAAACTTTGAAGCTTTTAAGGTTTATATGAGAAACACAGTAGCTAACGTAAAGTTAGACTATAAAATGAATGGAGCTGAAGGTGAAGCAAAAGAAATTGAAGCATCTTCTGAAGCAAAAGCTGTAACATTACCAATCTCAGGCACTCTAGGAGAGTTAGAATTAAAATTTAAATCAGATGTTTCTCCAGAAGTATACGGAGTGAGCTTTGATTGTAATAATGGTATTGCTGTTGATAACATACCAATGAGAGGTAGTTCTGGAACAGATTTCACTAAAATAAGAAAGGAGCATTTATCCTCTTTATTAGAAAATATGGAAGTGAAATTACTTGTGTTACAATTTGGTGTAAATGTAGTTCCTCAGGAAGCAAAAAGTTATAATTATTATGAGCGTTTAATTGTTAGACAATTAAAGTATTTTAAAGAAGTGGCACCAGAATTAAATGTATTAATTATTGGTGTTTCTGATATGGCAAAGAAAAATGGTTCAAAGATTGAATCATACTCAAATATTGATGCAGTTAGAGCTGCAGAAAGAAGAGCAGCAAACAAAATGGGAGCAGCTTATTGGGATTTATATCTTGCAATGGGTGGTAAGAATTCAATTGTAAAATGGGCAGATAAAAAACCAGCTTGGGCAGGTAAAGATTATACTCACTTTACAAGAAAAGGAGCAAATTATATAGGAGATATGCTCTATAATGAACTAATGAGAGAGTATCAACGCTATAAGAATAGAGATGAGTCAGAATTGGAAACTAAATAA
- a CDS encoding GAF domain-containing protein codes for MAEELFIPQNSNKSEVYDSILPQIKGLTSIETDLIANLSNTCAVLTQTFNHLWIGFYLVKDDELVLGPFQGPIACTRIKKGKGVCGSAWADAKTYIVDDVEAFPGHIACSSASKSEIVVPILKNDTVVAVLDIDSDQIGTFDKEDQLHLENLAAYLASKWQ; via the coding sequence ATGGCTGAAGAACTTTTCATTCCACAAAATAGTAATAAATCAGAAGTTTACGATAGTATTCTTCCACAAATTAAAGGGCTTACTTCTATAGAAACCGACCTAATTGCCAATTTATCGAATACTTGTGCAGTATTAACCCAAACATTTAATCATTTATGGATAGGTTTTTACTTAGTCAAGGATGACGAACTAGTTTTGGGACCTTTCCAAGGACCTATAGCGTGTACTCGAATAAAAAAAGGAAAAGGAGTTTGCGGAAGTGCTTGGGCAGATGCTAAAACCTATATAGTAGATGATGTGGAAGCTTTTCCGGGTCATATTGCTTGTAGTTCAGCTTCTAAATCAGAAATAGTTGTTCCCATACTTAAAAATGATACAGTAGTTGCAGTACTAGATATCGATAGCGATCAAATTGGTACTTTTGATAAAGAAGATCAACTTCACTTAGAAAATCTGGCAGCTTATTTAGCTAGTAAATGGCAATAA
- a CDS encoding D-glycero-alpha-D-manno-heptose-1,7-bisphosphate 7-phosphatase, with translation MEKNKCVFLDRDGVLNKDYVDYAYTLEKFEVLPGVAEALQKLKDAGFKLVILTNQSGIVKGIYKKEDVFICHDALQKECNHAIDDMFYAPLHEKWSNSLSRKPGTLMFERALYKYNADMENTWMIGDKERDLIPAEKVGIKYRIQVDNPLVENTVATHHAKNLIDAVDRIILADK, from the coding sequence ATGGAAAAAAATAAGTGTGTATTCTTAGACAGAGATGGCGTTTTAAATAAAGATTATGTGGATTATGCATATACTTTAGAAAAATTTGAGGTGTTACCAGGTGTTGCAGAGGCATTACAAAAATTAAAAGATGCAGGTTTTAAGCTTGTTATTTTAACAAATCAGTCTGGAATAGTAAAAGGAATTTATAAAAAAGAAGATGTTTTTATCTGTCATGATGCATTACAAAAAGAGTGTAACCATGCAATAGATGATATGTTTTATGCTCCTTTACATGAAAAGTGGTCTAATTCTTTAAGCCGTAAGCCAGGTACTTTAATGTTTGAGAGAGCATTATATAAGTACAATGCGGATATGGAAAATACATGGATGATTGGTGATAAAGAAAGAGATTTAATTCCAGCTGAAAAAGTGGGGATTAAATACCGTATACAAGTTGATAATCCATTAGTAGAAAATACAGTAGCAACACATCATGCTAAAAACTTAATAGATGCTGTAGATAGAATTATTCTAGCAGATAAGTAA
- a CDS encoding glycosyltransferase: MNQTVSILIAARNEDGTIRQCLESLIKQSVNNNVCIEIIIGNDLSTDLTTEIIRDFEIEYTFIKSFTVPQNKEYKGKVNVLNYISDLASGNYYLFADADVVYPPSWVENMLLSLRNADITTGVTIVEGESLWLNFQRLDWMLALNQIHIFSNFGIPLTAMGNNMGIKSTKFDEVNGFRGIPFSVAEDFALFNAVIKKEGSFNQLFDASVLAKTEGMETYLEWLQQRWRWMQGAKKLSFFLKTLNYLNIIFYPILLILVFFFPIMCAFLLLGYLFKCCYLVYIQKKLKEKVHWRATFLFDFYHCISYCGLLFYGLKTPPIEWKNRVYKPE; the protein is encoded by the coding sequence ATGTATTGAAATTATAATTGGAAATGATTTATCAACTGATTTAACTACTGAAATAATTAGAGATTTTGAGATAGAATATACGTTTATTAAATCTTTTACTGTACCACAGAATAAGGAGTACAAAGGCAAGGTAAATGTACTTAATTATATAAGTGATTTAGCAAGTGGAAACTACTATTTATTTGCAGATGCAGATGTTGTATATCCTCCATCTTGGGTGGAAAATATGCTCTTATCTTTAAGAAATGCAGATATTACTACTGGTGTTACTATTGTAGAGGGGGAATCTTTATGGTTAAATTTCCAAAGATTGGATTGGATGTTGGCTTTAAATCAGATACATATATTTTCTAATTTTGGTATTCCATTAACTGCAATGGGTAATAATATGGGTATAAAATCTACTAAATTTGATGAGGTTAATGGTTTTAGAGGAATCCCTTTTTCAGTAGCAGAAGATTTTGCATTATTTAATGCAGTAATAAAAAAGGAAGGCTCTTTTAATCAACTTTTTGATGCGTCTGTATTAGCAAAAACAGAAGGTATGGAAACTTATTTAGAGTGGTTACAACAGCGATGGAGGTGGATGCAGGGAGCAAAAAAACTTTCATTTTTTTTAAAAACTTTAAATTATTTAAACATTATATTTTATCCAATTTTATTAATTTTGGTGTTTTTCTTTCCAATAATGTGTGCTTTTTTACTTTTAGGGTATCTATTTAAGTGTTGTTACTTAGTGTATATTCAGAAAAAGTTAAAAGAAAAAGTACATTGGAGAGCAACATTTTTATTCGATTTTTACCACTGTATATCTTACTGCGGCTTGTTGTTTTATGGATTAAAAACTCCTCCTATAGAGTGGAAAAACAGAGTATATAAACCTGAATAA